The Cellulomonas flavigena DSM 20109 DNA segment AGGAGGTGGTTCTGCACCATGTCGCGCAGGGCGCCGGAGCGGTCGTAGTACGACGCGCGGCCCTGCGCGTCGACCGTCTCGTCGAAGACGATGTCGACCGACGCCACGTGCGTGCTGCTCCACAGCGGCTCGAGGATGCGGTTGGCGAACCGCAGGCCCAGCAGGTTGAGCACCGTCTGCTTGGCGAGGAAGTGGTCGACGCGGAAGATCTGCTCCTCGGGCAGCAGGTCGCCCAGGGCGGCGTTGAGCTCGGCCGCCCCCGCGAGGTCCTCGCCGAAGGGCTTCTCGACGACGACCCGCAGCCCGTCGGGGAGGTCGACGTCGCGCAGCGCGCGCACCACCGGCAGGAAGAGCACGTGCGGCAGCGCGAGGTAGAGCACGAGCGGGTCGGCGTCCCCCACCTCGCACGCGCCGAGCGCGCGCTGCAGTGTCGCGGGCTCGGTGACGTCGCCCCGCACCCAGGTCACGCGGTCGACGAGGGCCGTGACCTCGGCGGCAGGTTCTCCGCCCGCGTGGCGTGCGACCTTCTCGTGGACGAGCCGCCGGAACCCGTCGTCGTCGAGGTCGTCGTTCGCGACGCCGACCACGCGCAGCCCGCCGTCCACCAGGGCCTCGATGCGTGCCAGGCCGGGCAGGACGTACCGCGCGCTCAGGTCGCCGGTGGCGCCGAGGACGACGAGGCCGGCGCTCACGCGAGCCGTCCGGTGCGGTGCGGCGTGGACGAGGGGCGGCGGGAGGGTGAGCTCATCGGTCCATCGTCACGACCCCGGGCGCCGCGCGCGCGGCGAGCGCGCCGGCACGGTCGGCGTCAGGCGGCGTCGCGTGGCGTCGGGGTCGTCATGACGCCGATCCGCGCGGGATCGATGACCCGCGCGAGGCACCGCACCACCCGCTCGACGTCGGCCGCGTCCGCGTCGACGTCCAGCACGAGGCTGCCGCCGGACGACGGCATGTCGGCCGACATGTACGACTCGGCGACCGCCGGGTCCCGCACGCACTCCGGCACACGTCCCAGGTCGCCGGCGA contains these protein-coding regions:
- a CDS encoding glucose-6-phosphate dehydrogenase, with product MSAGLVVLGATGDLSARYVLPGLARIEALVDGGLRVVGVANDDLDDDGFRRLVHEKVARHAGGEPAAEVTALVDRVTWVRGDVTEPATLQRALGACEVGDADPLVLYLALPHVLFLPVVRALRDVDLPDGLRVVVEKPFGEDLAGAAELNAALGDLLPEEQIFRVDHFLAKQTVLNLLGLRFANRILEPLWSSTHVASVDIVFDETVDAQGRASYYDRSGALRDMVQNHLLQLLTYVAMEPPTTVAPADLAARKADVLRAVRPLDREGVARWTRRGRYTAGEVAGRHVDAYADAPGVDPARATETYAEVTLHVDTWRWSGVPFRLRTGKALAADRREIVVRFRDVPLRVFDGPAPVRNELRLQLDPDRMSLDLNVNGIDDPFRLETVTLDTELARQDPTPYGQLLLAVIDGDTRLSARAAEAEEGWRIVEPVLAAWADGAVPLEEYAAGSDGPRRR